Proteins encoded in a region of the Paenibacillus pedocola genome:
- a CDS encoding hemolysin family protein — MSDPLPGILHVGLIILLVLFNGFFVSVEYAMVKVRSGRIESLIEEGSKRALAARNIVHNLDAYLSACQLGITLASLALGWLGEPAVATIVGPLVTSLGFGDAAVYVISLIIAFMFITVLHIVLGELAPKTIAVNKAEAVLLLTSGAMNVFYRIMYPFIWIVNGLARGLLRIFRLSPASELATAHTEEEIRIIMQESNKSGLIDNTEMTLVDNIFEFADTMAREIMIPRTEMICLNSHLSTEENLEIAFDGMRTRYPVCDGDKDHILGFIHIKDMIREQAPKYNELIRPILTVPESIQISALLKVMQRAKTQIAILIDEYGGTSGMVTLEDIMEEIVGEIQDEFDEERPGVEKLGEDEYSIDGLMLIEEINDLLGLHMETDDYDTIGGWFYSKLEVNPPQKGQTFEFDGHLFVVDETDNKRISRIKLLKMQFLTEEAGA, encoded by the coding sequence TTGAGCGACCCTTTACCCGGTATATTACATGTAGGTCTTATTATTTTGCTTGTGCTGTTTAACGGCTTTTTTGTTTCGGTAGAGTATGCAATGGTCAAGGTACGCAGTGGCCGCATTGAATCGCTGATTGAGGAAGGCAGCAAAAGAGCGCTCGCAGCAAGAAATATTGTACACAATCTGGATGCTTATCTGTCCGCCTGCCAGCTGGGCATTACGCTTGCCTCGCTTGCTCTGGGGTGGCTTGGAGAACCTGCAGTAGCCACGATTGTGGGGCCGCTTGTAACAAGCTTAGGCTTTGGCGATGCTGCCGTTTATGTGATTTCACTGATTATTGCCTTTATGTTTATCACGGTTCTGCATATTGTCCTTGGAGAGCTTGCTCCCAAGACCATTGCTGTGAACAAAGCGGAAGCAGTACTTCTGCTAACCTCGGGAGCCATGAATGTGTTCTACCGGATCATGTATCCGTTTATCTGGATCGTCAATGGTTTGGCCCGGGGACTGCTTCGCATTTTCCGCTTGTCACCGGCTTCGGAGCTGGCGACAGCTCACACCGAGGAAGAGATCCGTATTATCATGCAGGAGAGCAATAAGAGCGGGCTGATCGACAATACCGAAATGACACTGGTAGACAATATTTTTGAATTTGCTGATACTATGGCGCGGGAGATCATGATTCCCCGGACTGAAATGATCTGTTTGAACAGCCATCTCTCTACAGAGGAGAACCTGGAAATCGCCTTCGATGGAATGAGAACCCGTTATCCGGTCTGCGACGGCGATAAAGATCACATTCTCGGATTCATTCATATTAAGGATATGATCCGTGAGCAGGCTCCGAAGTACAATGAATTGATTCGTCCTATTCTTACGGTTCCGGAGTCGATCCAGATTAGTGCGCTTCTAAAGGTAATGCAGCGTGCCAAGACTCAAATTGCTATTCTGATTGATGAGTATGGCGGGACTTCGGGCATGGTTACCTTGGAAGACATTATGGAAGAGATTGTCGGAGAGATTCAGGATGAGTTCGATGAGGAACGTCCCGGCGTTGAGAAGCTGGGGGAGGATGAATACTCTATTGATGGTCTTATGCTGATTGAAGAAATTAATGACCTGCTGGGACTTCATATGGAGACAGACGACTATGATACAATCGGCGGCTGGTTTTATTCCAAGCTGGAGGTTAATCCGCCGCAAAAAGGTCAGACCTTCGAATTTGACGGCCATCTGTTTGTGGTGGATGAGACAGATAACAAACGGATTTCCCGGATAAAACTGCTGAAGATGCAGTTTTTGACGGAGGAAGCCGGAGCATAA
- the gerQ gene encoding spore coat protein GerQ: MIGQPYRPVTYMMGSNASGGMMPAGSMGTMGSMGTMGSGGTMGSGGTMGTMGTVPPQVTSGSPMTPTGTVMPTTAPVFEQSYIENIFRLNLGKIGTFYYTYENNKEWNAKIYKGVLEAAGRDHIIISDPATGQRTVLLMVNFDYATFDEPLVYQYPGVIGNPPTRNWR, translated from the coding sequence ATGATAGGTCAACCTTACCGCCCCGTTACTTATATGATGGGCAGCAATGCTTCCGGTGGCATGATGCCAGCCGGGTCGATGGGAACTATGGGATCAATGGGAACTATGGGATCTGGGGGAACTATGGGATCTGGGGGAACTATGGGTACAATGGGAACTGTGCCGCCTCAAGTTACAAGCGGAAGTCCGATGACTCCGACTGGAACGGTGATGCCGACAACCGCCCCGGTCTTCGAACAATCCTATATCGAGAATATTTTCCGTCTTAACTTGGGTAAGATCGGTACTTTCTATTACACATATGAGAACAACAAAGAGTGGAATGCGAAGATATACAAAGGCGTTCTTGAAGCTGCCGGCCGTGATCACATCATAATCAGCGATCCGGCTACCGGTCAGCGGACCGTACTTCTGATGGTCAATTTCGATTACGCAACTTTTGATGAACCGCTCGTTTACCAATATCCAGGGGTCATAGGCAATCCGCCAACCCGCAACTGGCGTTAA
- a CDS encoding cell wall hydrolase has protein sequence MAVIKANSGDVKVLARLMRAEAEEDGESGMLMVGNVGVNRILGNCLDFKNIRNVNDMVYQSPGGFEAPQKGYFYQRARDRDIRLAQRAIGGERTWPASNALWFFRPVGACPAEWYNQKNTGRYKAHCFFTPTAGDCPAVY, from the coding sequence GTGGCCGTCATCAAAGCGAACTCAGGAGATGTGAAGGTGCTCGCGCGGCTTATGAGGGCTGAGGCCGAAGAGGATGGGGAATCGGGCATGCTGATGGTTGGCAATGTAGGTGTGAACCGGATTCTAGGCAATTGTCTGGACTTCAAAAACATTCGCAATGTGAATGATATGGTGTACCAGAGTCCGGGCGGCTTCGAAGCCCCGCAGAAGGGATATTTCTATCAGCGGGCGCGGGACAGGGACATCCGCTTGGCCCAAAGAGCTATAGGAGGTGAAAGAACCTGGCCGGCTTCCAATGCCTTATGGTTCTTCCGTCCTGTGGGAGCTTGTCCTGCCGAGTGGTATAACCAGAAGAATACCGGACGCTACAAAGCCCACTGCTTCTTTACCCCGACTGCTGGAGATTGCCCGGCTGTATACTAG
- a CDS encoding SDR family NAD(P)-dependent oxidoreductase, with translation MKYADKTVIVTGAGHGIGRAIARAYAAEGANVVIAELDAALGQESAEEITGRGGSAEFVACDVSIEGQIIALVAHTARKYGTIDILINNAGIANAHTKTLYELSADEWDKVLNTNARSVFLATREAAKIMRKNAAGGAVVNLSSTRSLMSEPNTEAYAASKGAISALTHAMAVTLGEDGITVNCISPGWIETGDYAQLREIDHKQHPSGRVGKPEDIARACLYLTAPENNFITGAQLVIDGGMTRKMIYEP, from the coding sequence GTGAAATATGCAGATAAAACAGTTATTGTTACCGGTGCCGGACATGGTATTGGCAGAGCAATTGCCCGAGCTTATGCTGCTGAAGGTGCAAATGTTGTTATTGCAGAGCTGGATGCGGCTCTTGGGCAGGAATCTGCGGAGGAGATCACGGGAAGAGGCGGGTCTGCTGAATTCGTAGCTTGTGATGTAAGTATAGAAGGACAGATTATTGCCTTAGTCGCACACACTGCCCGCAAATACGGTACCATCGATATCCTGATTAATAATGCAGGGATTGCCAATGCGCACACCAAGACGCTGTACGAGCTCTCGGCGGACGAATGGGACAAGGTGCTTAACACCAATGCCCGGAGTGTTTTTCTGGCCACCCGTGAGGCAGCTAAAATCATGCGGAAGAATGCGGCAGGAGGCGCTGTGGTGAATCTGTCTTCCACCCGTTCGTTAATGTCTGAGCCAAATACGGAAGCTTATGCGGCCTCCAAGGGAGCAATTTCAGCCTTAACGCATGCCATGGCGGTCACTTTAGGGGAGGACGGAATCACGGTGAACTGTATCAGTCCCGGCTGGATAGAGACCGGTGATTATGCGCAGCTGCGTGAAATAGACCATAAACAGCATCCTTCCGGACGGGTAGGGAAGCCGGAGGATATTGCAAGGGCCTGTCTTTATTTAACGGCGCCTGAGAATAATTTTATTACCGGCGCACAGCTAGTGATTGATGGAGGTATGACCCGTAAAATGATTTATGAACCCTAA
- a CDS encoding DUF2500 domain-containing protein translates to MGSDPSWMFDLTGTVIPIFLVVMIGIVAVSVGRGLFQWSRNNSSPLLTIPARIVSKRSEVRQQQVQDESQTSRTSTTYFLTYEAQDGARMEFKVDGNEFGMSAEGDRGLLTYQGTRYHGFQRHPHYSTAE, encoded by the coding sequence ATGGGCTCGGATCCTTCTTGGATGTTTGATCTTACCGGGACGGTGATACCGATTTTCCTCGTCGTGATGATTGGTATAGTCGCTGTATCAGTGGGCAGGGGATTGTTTCAATGGAGCCGCAACAACAGTTCACCCTTGCTAACCATCCCCGCCCGCATCGTCAGCAAACGGAGTGAAGTCCGCCAGCAGCAGGTTCAGGATGAGAGCCAGACCAGCCGGACCAGCACGACCTACTTTTTAACCTATGAAGCTCAAGATGGTGCGCGGATGGAATTCAAGGTGGACGGGAATGAATTTGGAATGAGTGCAGAAGGGGATAGAGGATTACTGACATACCAGGGGACAAGATACCATGGTTTTCAGCGGCATCCTCATTACTCTACTGCGGAATAG
- a CDS encoding pyridoxamine 5'-phosphate oxidase family protein, with the protein MPDFETIQTEEELRTILGYPGELVKNKVIHILDGHCRQFISQSPLLMIATSDQEGRCDVSPRGDAPGFVLVLDDRHLVIPERPGNRRMDSLRNLLSNPRAGLIFMIPGLEETLRVNGRAYIVKDENLLQQMESHGRNPLVGIVIEVEECYSHCAKAFKRSSLWNPESWMSKEKLPNIAQMIADHVKLPGISADKVAESLNESYTKRLY; encoded by the coding sequence GTGCCTGACTTTGAGACTATCCAAACGGAAGAAGAATTGCGCACTATCCTCGGATACCCTGGCGAACTCGTAAAAAACAAAGTGATTCATATCCTCGATGGGCATTGCCGGCAGTTTATCTCCCAGTCGCCGCTGCTTATGATAGCTACTTCTGATCAAGAGGGACGTTGTGATGTATCTCCCCGGGGTGACGCCCCAGGATTTGTACTTGTTCTGGATGACAGACATTTGGTCATTCCTGAACGGCCGGGCAACCGGAGAATGGATTCCCTGCGAAATCTGCTATCTAATCCTAGAGCTGGTCTGATCTTTATGATACCGGGCTTGGAAGAGACTCTGCGGGTGAACGGCCGTGCGTATATCGTCAAGGACGAGAATCTGCTGCAGCAAATGGAATCCCATGGCCGCAATCCGCTTGTCGGGATTGTGATAGAAGTAGAGGAGTGCTATAGTCATTGCGCCAAGGCATTTAAGCGTTCCAGCCTCTGGAATCCTGAATCATGGATGTCTAAAGAGAAGCTGCCGAATATTGCTCAGATGATAGCTGATCATGTGAAGCTGCCTGGTATAAGTGCAGACAAGGTAGCGGAGTCGCTGAACGAAAGCTATACTAAAAGGTTATATTAA